The proteins below come from a single Rhodopirellula bahusiensis genomic window:
- a CDS encoding DUF6786 family protein: MKNTTFTTFAGLVVATMSFFPESATAVDGFADDVAFMKKHTDVVLLHHGDAAVAVAPAYQGRVMTSTFDRNTGPSFGWINRPVIEQGFLSEDERTGKLEEHIYIFGGEERFWLGPEGGQYGLFFDPGTQFEFSDWTTPPVIDTETYELVEQTDVSARFRHTAKLTNHSGTKFNVGIERTIKLLSTQEAADQLQVELGDDLRIVGYETDNRITNTGENPWKSETGLLSIWILGMYNPSPTTTVVIPFRSGDEEELGPKVNDAYFGEVPPDYLRVEEQELFFRGDGTRRGKIGISPERSKGIAGSYDAAGKVLNIVTYNVQDSPHGFVNSMWELQDKPYAGDVINSYNDGSPEPNKPPLGPFYELETSSPAAALPPGGTMKHVQRTFHIHGTEADLQPLAQHLLGVSLEEIKTAF, translated from the coding sequence ATGAAGAACACGACTTTCACAACGTTTGCAGGTTTGGTGGTAGCAACCATGAGTTTCTTTCCTGAATCAGCCACCGCGGTGGACGGGTTCGCCGATGATGTGGCGTTCATGAAAAAACACACCGATGTGGTTCTGCTGCATCACGGTGATGCTGCGGTCGCCGTGGCGCCGGCCTACCAAGGCCGAGTGATGACCAGCACCTTTGATCGCAACACCGGCCCAAGCTTTGGCTGGATCAATCGCCCGGTCATCGAGCAAGGCTTCCTTTCCGAGGACGAAAGAACAGGCAAACTCGAAGAACACATTTACATCTTCGGCGGTGAAGAACGTTTCTGGCTCGGTCCCGAAGGTGGGCAGTACGGACTGTTCTTCGATCCCGGAACTCAATTCGAGTTCTCGGACTGGACAACACCTCCGGTGATCGACACGGAGACTTACGAACTGGTCGAGCAAACAGACGTCTCCGCGAGATTCCGACACACAGCAAAACTGACCAACCACAGTGGCACGAAATTCAACGTCGGTATCGAGCGCACAATCAAACTGCTCAGCACTCAAGAAGCCGCTGACCAATTGCAGGTTGAGTTGGGTGACGATCTTCGCATCGTGGGTTACGAAACCGACAATCGAATCACCAACACTGGGGAGAATCCCTGGAAGAGCGAAACGGGTTTGCTCTCGATTTGGATCCTCGGCATGTACAACCCTTCGCCCACAACAACCGTCGTCATTCCCTTTCGCTCCGGCGATGAAGAAGAACTCGGCCCCAAGGTCAACGACGCCTACTTTGGCGAGGTCCCACCGGACTACCTGAGGGTCGAGGAGCAAGAACTGTTCTTCCGTGGCGATGGAACTCGTCGAGGCAAAATCGGCATCTCCCCAGAACGATCCAAAGGCATTGCGGGCAGTTACGACGCTGCAGGAAAAGTGCTGAACATCGTCACCTACAACGTGCAGGATTCGCCGCACGGGTTCGTCAATTCGATGTGGGAACTGCAAGACAAACCGTACGCCGGCGATGTCATCAATTCCTACAACGACGGTTCGCCCGAGCCGAACAAGCCACCACTCGGTCCGTTCTACGAATTGGAAACGTCCTCACCTGCCGCGGCATTGCCACCTGGCGGAACAATGAAACACGTGCAGAGAACGTTCCACATTCACGGCACCGAAGCCGACCTCCAACCACTCGCTCAACATCTGCTCGGCGTG